The following are encoded in a window of Geobacter metallireducens GS-15 genomic DNA:
- the cobC gene encoding alpha-ribazole phosphatase produces the protein MTPKTRIHLIRHGEVEGAGPVRRYNGHTDVALSERGRSQYHAIKERFADAPITALYTSDLRRCAWGAEVLGSHLGLTPVRKPELREMGVGIWEGKSWPELMEQYPAEWQARLDDIVNYRVPQGESVLDVHGRVMPVINDIVERHRGEEVLVVAHGGVNRIILLNAIGAPLSSLFAIEQTYCCLNIIDYFADGNTVVKLVNG, from the coding sequence ATGACACCAAAAACACGGATTCATCTCATCCGCCACGGCGAAGTTGAAGGGGCCGGGCCGGTGCGTCGTTATAACGGCCATACCGACGTGGCCCTCTCGGAGCGGGGGCGGAGCCAGTACCACGCCATCAAGGAGCGCTTTGCGGACGCCCCCATAACGGCCCTCTACACGAGCGATCTCCGGCGCTGCGCCTGGGGGGCCGAGGTGCTCGGCTCCCACCTGGGTCTCACCCCGGTGCGAAAACCGGAGCTGCGGGAGATGGGGGTGGGGATCTGGGAGGGTAAGAGCTGGCCCGAGCTTATGGAGCAGTATCCTGCAGAGTGGCAGGCCCGGCTCGACGACATCGTCAACTACCGGGTCCCCCAGGGGGAAAGTGTTCTCGACGTGCACGGCCGGGTGATGCCGGTCATCAATGACATCGTGGAGCGCCACCGGGGTGAGGAAGTCCTCGTGGTGGCCCACGGCGGGGTGAACCGGATCATCCTCCTGAACGCCATCGGCGCCCCCCTTTCGAGCCTTTTTGCCATCGAGCAGACCTACTGTTGCCTGAACATCATTGACTACTTCGCCGACGGCAACACCGTCGTGAAGCTGGTGAACGGCTGA
- a CDS encoding cobyrinate a,c-diamide synthase gives MKSIIIAAPHSGSGKTTITLGIMECLKRRGLTVAPFKVGPDFIDPGYHRLICGRPSVNLDGWMCGGDFVQETFFHHAAGADIAVVEGVMGLFDGIGGVSDEGSTAEVAKLLGGPVVLVADAKGQARSVAALVKGFADFDPEVRVVGVIFNNVASDAHGRILREAVESHLPDVRVLGCIPRDESLSIPSRHLGLFTVDENPLPAEFLDHLVEVVREHVDLGMLWSVATLQGASDVKRRQDAPRREPVRIGVARDAAFCFVYEDNLRLLREAGAELVEFSPLADRELPEGVAGLYLPGGYPEVFADVLADNTPMKDAVRGAVVGEMPVYAECGGFIYLSRGVTGMRDDLESFNEFVGIFPVATLMLPRRKALGYREVELAADSIIGPVGAMARGHEFHYSEMEAMPPEVERLYRVRRAGIDLGTEGYRHRNCLASYVHIHFGSCPDMAEAFVNHCRNYAQRSHS, from the coding sequence ATGAAATCAATCATCATCGCAGCGCCCCACAGCGGGTCGGGCAAGACGACCATCACCCTCGGCATTATGGAGTGCCTGAAGCGGCGCGGACTCACGGTGGCCCCCTTCAAGGTGGGGCCCGACTTCATCGATCCCGGTTATCACCGTCTCATCTGCGGCCGTCCCTCCGTCAACCTGGACGGCTGGATGTGCGGCGGCGACTTCGTGCAGGAGACCTTCTTTCACCACGCCGCCGGCGCCGACATCGCTGTCGTCGAGGGGGTCATGGGGCTCTTTGACGGCATCGGCGGCGTGTCGGACGAGGGGAGCACCGCGGAGGTGGCGAAGCTCCTGGGGGGGCCGGTGGTCCTTGTGGCGGACGCCAAGGGGCAGGCCCGCAGCGTCGCCGCCCTGGTGAAGGGGTTTGCCGATTTCGACCCCGAGGTGAGGGTCGTGGGGGTCATCTTCAATAACGTGGCGAGCGATGCCCACGGCCGCATCCTGCGGGAGGCCGTGGAAAGTCATCTCCCCGACGTGCGGGTTTTGGGGTGCATCCCCCGCGACGAGAGCCTCTCCATCCCCTCGCGGCACCTGGGGCTCTTTACCGTTGATGAGAACCCCCTCCCGGCGGAGTTTCTCGATCACCTCGTGGAGGTGGTCCGGGAGCATGTGGATCTGGGGATGCTCTGGAGCGTGGCCACCCTTCAGGGGGCGTCTGATGTAAAGAGGCGGCAGGATGCGCCGCGCCGGGAACCGGTCCGGATCGGCGTTGCCCGCGATGCCGCCTTCTGCTTCGTCTACGAGGACAATCTGCGGCTCCTGCGTGAGGCCGGCGCGGAGCTGGTGGAGTTCTCTCCCCTGGCCGACAGGGAGCTTCCCGAAGGGGTTGCGGGGCTCTACCTCCCCGGCGGGTACCCGGAGGTTTTCGCCGACGTCCTGGCAGACAACACCCCCATGAAGGATGCGGTGCGCGGGGCGGTGGTCGGGGAGATGCCGGTCTATGCCGAGTGCGGCGGGTTCATCTACCTTTCCCGGGGGGTGACTGGCATGCGGGATGATCTGGAATCGTTCAACGAATTTGTCGGCATCTTCCCCGTCGCCACCCTGATGCTCCCCCGCCGCAAGGCCCTGGGGTATCGGGAGGTGGAGCTTGCCGCAGACTCCATCATCGGCCCCGTTGGCGCCATGGCCCGGGGGCACGAGTTCCACTACTCGGAGATGGAGGCGATGCCCCCCGAGGTGGAGCGCCTCTACCGGGTGCGCCGGGCCGGCATCGACTTGGGGACGGAAGGGTATCGCCACCGGAACTGTCTTGCCTCCTACGTCCATATCCACTTCGGGAGTTGCCCGGATATGGCGGAGGCGTTCGTGAACCATTGCCGAAACTACGCACAAAGGAGCCATTCATGA
- the thiC gene encoding phosphomethylpyrimidine synthase ThiC, whose protein sequence is MKTQIEIAREGTISSQMMAVAAEEHVSPDYVRQMVAEGKIVIPGNHSRKPRAVGIGKGLRTKVNASIGTSSDIIDYGAEVRKALAAQEAGADTLMELSVGGDLDRVRREVIAAVDLPVGNVPLYQAFCEAARKYGDPNKLDPEMLFDLIEKQCEDGMAFMAVHCGINLYTIERLKRQGYRYGGLVSKGGVSMVAWMMANRRENPLYEQFDRVTSILRKYDTVLSLGNGLRAGAIHDSSDRAQIQELLINCELAELGREMGCQMLVEGPGHVPLDEVEGNIQLQKRMSGGAPYYMLGPISTDVAPGFDHITAAIGAAQSSRYGADLICYITPAEHLALPNEEDVRQGVKAAKIAAYIGDMNKYPERGRERDKEMSKARRDLDWKKQFELALFPEDAKAIRASRTPEDEATCTMCGDFCASRGAGKLFAADLRGDKI, encoded by the coding sequence ATGAAAACCCAGATCGAAATCGCCCGCGAAGGGACCATTTCTTCCCAGATGATGGCCGTGGCAGCCGAAGAGCACGTTTCCCCCGACTATGTCCGGCAGATGGTCGCCGAAGGGAAGATCGTCATCCCCGGCAACCACAGCCGCAAGCCCCGGGCCGTCGGCATCGGCAAGGGACTGCGCACCAAGGTGAACGCCTCCATCGGTACCTCCTCCGACATCATCGACTATGGGGCCGAGGTGCGGAAGGCCCTGGCCGCCCAGGAGGCGGGGGCCGACACCCTCATGGAGCTCTCCGTGGGGGGCGATCTGGACCGGGTGCGGCGGGAGGTGATCGCCGCCGTGGATCTCCCCGTGGGGAACGTCCCCCTCTACCAGGCCTTCTGCGAGGCGGCCCGCAAGTACGGTGATCCCAATAAACTGGATCCGGAGATGCTCTTCGACCTGATCGAAAAGCAGTGCGAGGACGGCATGGCCTTCATGGCGGTCCACTGCGGCATCAACCTCTATACCATCGAGCGCCTGAAGCGGCAGGGGTACCGCTACGGCGGCCTCGTCTCCAAGGGGGGGGTCAGCATGGTGGCCTGGATGATGGCCAACAGGCGGGAAAATCCCCTCTACGAGCAATTCGACCGGGTAACTTCGATCCTCAGGAAATACGACACGGTCCTCTCGCTGGGGAACGGGCTGCGGGCTGGCGCCATCCACGACTCCTCGGACCGGGCCCAGATCCAGGAGCTCCTCATTAACTGCGAGCTGGCTGAACTGGGGCGCGAGATGGGGTGCCAGATGCTCGTGGAGGGGCCGGGGCACGTGCCGCTCGACGAGGTGGAGGGGAACATCCAGCTCCAGAAGCGGATGAGCGGCGGCGCCCCCTACTACATGCTGGGTCCCATCTCCACCGACGTGGCCCCCGGCTTCGACCACATCACCGCCGCCATCGGCGCGGCCCAGTCCTCCCGCTACGGCGCCGACCTCATCTGCTACATCACTCCGGCCGAGCACCTGGCCCTCCCCAACGAGGAGGATGTCCGCCAGGGGGTGAAGGCAGCGAAGATCGCGGCCTACATCGGCGACATGAACAAGTACCCGGAACGGGGCCGGGAGCGGGACAAGGAGATGTCCAAGGCCCGCCGCGACCTGGATTGGAAGAAGCAGTTCGAGCTGGCCCTCTTCCCGGAGGATGCCAAAGCCATCCGTGCCAGCCGCACCCCCGAGGACGAGGCCACCTGCACCATGTGCGGCGACTTCTGCGCCTCGCGCGGGGCGGGGAAGCTTTTTGCGGCGGATCTGCGGGGGGATAAGATTTAA
- a CDS encoding energy-coupling factor ABC transporter permease: protein MKTVLFIGCVLLIMASPAHAMHISEGILPFGWAALWFAVAVPFLAVGLRRLNELSRDDLSMKPLVGLMAAVVFIISCMPIPVPSAGTCSHPCGTGISAILVGPFVSVAIAAVALLIQALLLAHGGLSTLGADIVSMGVVGSFAGWFVFQGMRRVRASLAVAGFAAGLLADWATYLATSGELAAGIRGSEPFIPLFLKIAVAFIPTQLPLGILEGAMTAGMVVLLSRKRPDLLVKMRVLRAEEVAA from the coding sequence ATGAAAACGGTGCTTTTTATAGGGTGCGTGCTCCTTATTATGGCCTCTCCCGCCCATGCCATGCACATCTCCGAGGGAATCCTCCCCTTTGGCTGGGCTGCGCTCTGGTTCGCGGTGGCGGTGCCATTCCTGGCGGTGGGGCTCAGGCGGCTCAACGAGCTTTCCCGGGACGACCTCTCCATGAAGCCGCTGGTGGGGCTCATGGCGGCGGTGGTCTTTATCATCTCCTGCATGCCGATCCCGGTCCCCAGCGCCGGCACCTGTTCCCACCCCTGCGGTACCGGTATCTCGGCCATCCTGGTGGGACCCTTCGTGTCGGTGGCCATCGCCGCGGTGGCACTCCTCATTCAGGCGCTCCTCCTGGCCCACGGGGGGCTGTCGACCCTGGGGGCCGACATCGTTTCCATGGGAGTGGTGGGCTCATTCGCGGGGTGGTTTGTGTTCCAGGGGATGCGCCGGGTGAGGGCGAGCCTTGCCGTGGCGGGGTTCGCGGCGGGGCTTCTTGCCGACTGGGCCACCTATCTGGCCACCTCCGGGGAGCTGGCCGCCGGTATCCGGGGAAGCGAGCCCTTTATCCCCCTTTTTCTGAAGATTGCCGTGGCCTTCATCCCGACACAGCTTCCCCTGGGGATTCTCGAAGGGGCCATGACCGCCGGTATGGTGGTGCTCCTCTCCCGCAAGCGGCCCGACCTGCTGGTGAAGATGCGGGTGCTCCGGGCCGAAGAGGTGGCGGCGTGA